In Desulfuromonas thiophila, the DNA window ACCGTGGTCGCCATCGGCGGCATCGGCTTGTTTTATCTGCTGAGCGTTTTTCTTGGTTTTGGCGCCATGGCCTCGGGCTGTATCAACGTGATGGACAGCAACATGACCTTGCCGCTGCTGGCGCGCTCCTTCGGTCAGCCGCTGTTCGCGGTGGTGACGGCGGTGGCCTTTACCGCCGTGCTGGGCACGGTCAGCGGCCTGATCGTTGCCGCGTCCGGCGCCGTGGCGCATGACATCATGGATCGTTTCATGGGGCTGCAGATGAGTGCCACCGACAAGGTGGTGGCCGGCCGGCTGGTGGCGGTGGTTCTCGGCTGCATCGCCATCTGGCTGGGGATTGTGTTCGAGGGTATGAACGTGTCCTATCTGGCCGGCTGGGCCTTTGCCCTGGCGGCCGCGGCCAACCTGCCGGCGTTGTTGCTGGCGCTGTTTTGGCCTCGGGCCACCTGGCAGGGGCTGGTGGCCTCCATTATCACTGGCCTGGTGGCCGCCCTGCTGCTGATTCTACTGTCGCCCGAAATGTACCTGCGTTACGGTCTGCTGGCCGCCGACGCGCCCTTTGCCCTCAACCAGCCGGCCCTGGTGGCGCTGCCGCTGTCGACCCTGGTGCTGGTACTGGTGTCGCGTCTGACCCGGCGGCGCGGCGCTTGACCGTTTGCCGCCAGCTGTGCCTTCTGCGACCAGCACCGTCACCCAGGTGACGGTGCTGGATCTTTCTTTTCCCTCCCGCCTGAAACCCTGCCGCTGTGTTGCCGTCTTGGTCGATGTTCTGACCGGGCCGGGCGACCGCCGTGCGTGCACTATCCCTTCATTCCGATAAAACAATTTCTTTTTTCCTGCGCCTGCAGGGGTTGCCATTGGGGTATTTTTTGCCATACTCGGTATCAAACGGGCAACAAGCGGGGCGATGGCGGCCCTGGACAAGAACAGTTTTAAAACAACTGTCCAGCCACTTTTCGACGGGCTTCTGTAGTGCTGTTTTGTTCTATTGCAGTAAAACACGGAGGTGAGTTAAAAAATAAATTCGGCAACTTATTGAACAATATCATTTTTTTGATTTTAGCCGTTGCCCCGGCCAGCCGCTGGCGCAGCCGGGGGCGATGTTGGCAGGTCAAAGCGAAATCCGTATAACAACATTTTACTTGACAGTAAAAAAGCCGCTGTGGCATAAGTTTCATCAAGATCAGAACGCTGTTTAATTTTATCAGACTGCTACCAGCCAGGTGGCGGAAGGGGAGGTACCCATGGACGACAGCCTGTATTACCTGATGGGCGCTGTCATCACCGGCGGCGCGCTGATCTGTTTCCTGTTCGCCTATATCAGTGATCACCGGGAACAGAGCGGCCGGCGGCGCCGCTCGCTTTACTCGCGCATCAATCGGCAGTAATCCGCTGCATGGTTTAAGGCTCTCAACCCGTTTGGCGAAAGGAGGCGCTCACACAAAACGGACAGATTCTGATGCACCGGCAACAAAGGTACAACGCGTTATGTGGTCCGCCGGGGTGGTTCCCCGACGGCTTCTCACCAAGGAGGTATGGGTATGGAAAGAGATGTAAATATTAACTTTTTCAGGCCGGTCGGCGAATTTATGACCAAGGACGTGAGCATGAAGAAGCTCATCCTGGTGATCTGGTTTGTGGCGACCTACGGCTTCCTGTTTCTGCTCAAGCTGGTGGCCGATCCGAGTGTGACGACACAGGTTACGCTCAGCACTGGCGAGGTGGTGACCCAGGTGGCCGGCCAGAGTTGGTTGACGGAGACGCAGTTCCTTGGCTTCCCGTTCCACTACTGGTATTCGGCGCAGTTCTGCATCGCACTGTATGTCTTCCTGTGCTGGTGGTACTGCAAGTTCATCGAC includes these proteins:
- a CDS encoding DUF4212 domain-containing protein, translated to MERDVNINFFRPVGEFMTKDVSMKKLILVIWFVATYGFLFLLKLVADPSVTTQVTLSTGEVVTQVAGQSWLTETQFLGFPFHYWYSAQFCIALYVFLCWWYCKFIDKLEKEHSKKASSAESVGR